From a single Callithrix jacchus isolate 240 chromosome 5, calJac240_pri, whole genome shotgun sequence genomic region:
- the GABARAP gene encoding gamma-aminobutyric acid receptor-associated protein, which translates to MKFVYKEEHPFEKRRSEGEKIRKKYPDRVPVIVEKAPKARIGDLDKKKYLVPSDLTVGQFYFLIRKRIHLRAEDALFFFVNNVIPPTSATMGQLYQEHHEEDFFLYIAYSDESVYGL; encoded by the exons ATGAAGTTCGTGTACAAAGAAGAGCATCCATTCGAGAAGCGCCGCTCTGAGGGCGAGAAGATCCGAAAGAAATACCCGGACCGGGTGCCG GTGATAGTAGAAAAGGCTCCCAAAGCTCGGATAGGAGACCTGGACAAAAAGAAATACCTGGTGCCTTCTGATCTCACAG TTGGTCAGTTCTACTTCTTGATCCGGAAGCGAATTCATCTCCGAGCTGAGGatgccttgtttttctttgtcaacAATGTCATTCCACCCACCAGTGCCACAATGGGTCAACTTTACCAG GAACACCATGAAGAAGACTTCTTTCTGTACATTGCCTATAGTGACGAAAGTGTCTACGGTCTGTGA